In Drosophila bipectinata strain 14024-0381.07 chromosome 2R, DbipHiC1v2, whole genome shotgun sequence, one genomic interval encodes:
- the LOC108132073 gene encoding parafibromin → MENLQSLPETMSVEAIAAIKAKRLAMKSGEMGDGQRNKRRMVREQQLQEDEKQAEVCRRARERERQHRDREEQLLGEKELPGILRILSKVYDSKKRRLKSKEKAPKPAAKDLSLPMPGMLKEVPVVPPQLDTFDLKHSSKYNRYGQERFNRKKPEFDIDPLGSHLKADHHHNPTQLEPKKHRSRKPIIVVPASLKSLVTLHNVKQLLQDMRYVSVEELRQLGVQASHEVIIERKVQGEIVRYRVIDKVSRLTNEEWERVTAVFALGPTWQFKGWPQRGDPANIFHRVCAFHLHFKNSPVDQELQKMQVTFLSLPQHERHLDRGILMEFWNKLDQHIALHPRQFAFMKSN, encoded by the exons atggaaaatttacAGAGTCTTCCAGAGACCATGTCCGTGGAGGCCATCGCGGCCATCAAGGCCAAGCGCCTGGCCATGAAGAGCGGCGAGATGGGGGATGGCCAGCGGAACAAGAGGCGCATGGTGCGGGAACAGCAGCTCCAGGAAGACGAAAAGCAGGCGGAGGTCTGCCGACGTGCCAGGGAGCGGGAGCGTCAGCATCGCGACCGTGAAGAGCAGCTGCTGGGCGAGAAGGAGTTGCCGGGCATCCTCCGGATTTTGTCCAAGGTCTACGACTCCAAAAAGCGTCGCCTCAAGTCGAAGGAGAAGGCTCCAAAGCCCGCGGCAAAGGATCTCTCACTTCCGATGCCGGGTATGCTGAAGGAAGTGCCGGTGGTGCCACCGCAACTGGATACTTTTGACCTCAAACACTCTTCGAAGTACAATCGCTATGGCCAAGAGCGTTTTAACCGAAAGAAGCCCGAATTCGATATCGATCCTTTGGGCAGCCATTTAAAGGCCGACCATCACCACAACCCGACCCAGTTGGAACCAAAGAAACATCGCTCTAGAAAACCCATTATCGTAGTGCCGGCGTCCTTGAAGAGCCTGGTGACATTGCACAATGTCAAGCAACTCCTGCAGGATATGCGCTATGTGTCGGTCGAGGAGCTGCGCCAATTGGGTGTCCAGGCCAGCCACGAAGTAATCATAGAGAGGAAGGTTCAG GGTGAAATCGTGCGTTATCGGGTGATCGACAAGGTCTCCCGGCTGACCAACGAGGAGTGGGAGCGAGTGACCGCCGTCTTCGCCCTAGGTCCCACGTGGCAGTTTAAGGGCTGGCCGCAGCGCGGTGATCCAGCCAACATCTTCCATCGCGTCTGCGCCTTTCACTTGCACTTCAAGAACTCGCCGGTGGACCAGGAGCTTCAGAAAATGCAGGTGACCTTCCTCAGCCTGCCGCAGCACGAGCGGCACTTGGACCGCGGCATCCTGATGGAGTTCTGGAACAAGCTGGACCAGCACATCGCCCTGCATCCCCGTCAGTTTGCATTCATGAAATCGAATTAG